In a single window of the Micromonospora sp. WMMD1155 genome:
- a CDS encoding CATRA conflict system CASPASE/TPR repeat-associated protein, whose protein sequence is MTPRRPALIVHTLFAVNAASGSAEESTPALTADAVTGLWRGLVRLDLTEPIAPYPADLPDDYGPATPELRVLAARQRVVPEAFYEALAFRCRDVVGVSVLLAPNDDGVGWQELRDRWASAVPPVSGAELSTTMVYLGLLDHRRVNWFGRRVGEARWARRLELLLPGPHPGPGWAATWSRIADSLLMWVLPADEGYAHSRYLVLADLADEAELDRLTWLSDGRALPPLTRYVLCGAELRHQEKVLEAAVPGLRAAIRRTDRACETLAELLRVTDPSDRQLRAAALELATVQAEGSGLIAATADVSKMAETVRGIRDNMEAALGHAVGRRPNAAVEQDRTRAAWLADQLRIELTYVDATWRKADQLNRLAAAVVDERHRRRQEVLTLIQASILGSLLMGLAAIQSLQYQVPLAGPLVAPLICVLGILALLLPAAVLHWPRPGTSVPRRRWLVAGGSVFGAALGWLMASIGWWQARDEPAPSTWSALLAAAGATVVTASALLLIRPRKQ, encoded by the coding sequence ATGACTCCGCGTAGACCAGCCCTCATCGTCCACACGTTGTTCGCGGTCAATGCGGCCAGCGGCTCTGCGGAGGAGTCGACTCCCGCCCTGACAGCCGACGCGGTGACAGGTCTCTGGCGTGGCCTGGTGCGGCTCGACCTGACCGAACCGATCGCGCCGTACCCGGCCGACCTACCCGACGACTACGGTCCCGCGACCCCGGAACTGCGCGTGCTGGCCGCGCGGCAGCGGGTGGTTCCGGAGGCGTTCTACGAGGCCCTGGCATTCCGGTGCCGTGACGTCGTCGGCGTGAGCGTGCTGCTCGCACCGAATGACGACGGCGTCGGCTGGCAGGAGTTGCGCGATCGGTGGGCGTCGGCAGTCCCACCGGTCTCCGGCGCGGAACTCAGCACGACCATGGTCTATCTCGGGCTTCTCGATCACCGCCGCGTCAACTGGTTCGGACGGCGGGTAGGGGAGGCCCGGTGGGCGCGGCGGTTGGAGCTGCTCCTGCCCGGCCCACATCCGGGGCCGGGCTGGGCGGCGACCTGGAGCCGCATCGCCGACAGCCTGCTGATGTGGGTCCTACCGGCCGACGAAGGGTACGCGCACAGCCGTTACCTCGTCCTGGCCGACCTCGCCGACGAAGCCGAGCTGGACCGGCTGACGTGGCTGAGCGACGGCCGGGCCCTGCCGCCGCTGACCCGATACGTGCTCTGCGGTGCCGAACTCCGGCACCAGGAGAAGGTTCTGGAGGCGGCTGTTCCAGGTTTACGTGCCGCGATCAGAAGGACTGACCGCGCGTGCGAGACCCTCGCGGAGCTGCTGCGGGTGACCGACCCGTCCGACCGGCAACTGCGTGCCGCCGCGCTGGAGTTGGCCACCGTCCAGGCCGAGGGAAGCGGATTGATCGCGGCCACGGCCGATGTCAGCAAGATGGCGGAGACGGTACGCGGCATCCGCGACAACATGGAGGCGGCCCTCGGCCACGCGGTAGGTCGCCGCCCGAACGCGGCTGTGGAACAGGACCGGACGCGTGCGGCGTGGCTGGCGGACCAACTGCGCATCGAGCTGACCTACGTCGATGCCACATGGCGCAAGGCCGACCAGCTCAACCGTCTCGCGGCAGCCGTGGTGGACGAGCGACACCGTCGCCGGCAGGAGGTGTTGACGCTCATCCAGGCGTCGATTCTGGGCAGCCTGCTGATGGGGCTGGCCGCGATCCAGAGCCTCCAGTACCAGGTACCCCTGGCCGGGCCGCTGGTGGCGCCGTTGATCTGCGTTTTGGGAATCCTGGCACTGCTGCTTCCCGCCGCGGTTCTACACTGGCCGCGCCCGGGTACGTCGGTGCCTCGGCGCCGCTGGCTCGTGGCAGGTGGCTCCGTCTTCGGGGCCGCCCTCGGTTGGCTGATGGCCAGTATCGGCTGGTGGCAGGCGCGGGACGAGCCGGCTCCTTCGACGTGGTCGGCTCTGCTGGCTGCTGCCGGTGCCACCGTGGTGACGGCGTCGGCCCTGCTGCTGATCCGCCCGCGAAAACAATGA
- a CDS encoding protein phosphatase 2C domain-containing protein, protein MDFVFASEPGPGRPNEDHVVVSATFAVVLDGVTQLPDLDTGCVHDPIWLVRELGACLVEALTRAPTAPLDDSLAEAIGRLRGRHQGRCDLSNPNSPSSTVAILRERSGQVDYLVLCDSSVVFEDRTGITVVHDDRTDGLPAYDRHTVARLRNRPGGFWVASTDPAAATEAVTGSVALDGLRRMLVCTDGVSRLTEFFGLSWTDVFQLAERSGPRAVIDTVREYESNRPGLLTRPGRGRVKRHDDATLAVLRTGRMNR, encoded by the coding sequence ATGGACTTCGTCTTCGCCAGTGAGCCTGGTCCGGGCCGACCCAACGAGGATCACGTGGTCGTGTCGGCCACCTTCGCCGTCGTCCTGGACGGTGTCACCCAGCTCCCTGATCTGGACACCGGTTGCGTCCATGATCCGATCTGGCTGGTCCGGGAACTGGGCGCCTGTCTCGTGGAGGCGTTGACGCGGGCGCCGACGGCACCACTCGACGACTCCCTGGCGGAGGCGATCGGCCGACTGCGCGGCCGTCACCAGGGCCGGTGTGACCTGTCGAACCCGAACAGCCCCTCGTCTACCGTGGCGATCCTGCGGGAGCGGAGCGGTCAGGTGGACTACCTGGTGTTGTGCGATTCGTCGGTGGTGTTCGAGGACCGGACCGGCATCACCGTCGTCCACGACGACCGTACCGACGGCCTGCCCGCCTACGACCGGCACACCGTGGCGCGGCTTCGCAACCGGCCGGGAGGCTTCTGGGTGGCGTCGACCGACCCGGCCGCCGCCACCGAGGCGGTGACGGGCAGCGTCGCCCTGGACGGGCTGCGTCGGATGTTGGTCTGTACTGACGGGGTCTCGCGGCTCACCGAGTTCTTCGGGCTCAGCTGGACCGACGTGTTCCAGTTGGCCGAGCGCTCCGGGCCGCGAGCTGTCATCGACACGGTCCGAGAATATGAATCGAACCGCCCAGGACTGCTGACCCGGCCGGGGCGAGGTCGGGTGAAGCGACACGACGACGCGACACTCGCCGTCCTTCGAACGGGAAGGATGAATCGCTAG
- a CDS encoding UDP-N-acetylmuramate dehydrogenase has product MTTTFADLTTMRVGGPIGRLHTPETIPEVVDLLHETTAAGDPLLVMGGGSNLIVGDVGWDGTVIKTASSEFDIDGEVVTAAAGVEWDHLVRTTVAEGLAGLEALSGIPGLVGGTPVQNVGAFGTVTSDVLAWLSVYDRQTGALERWTPDRCGFGSHRQSVFKHSDRWVVVDVTYRLRRSDQSKPIGYAELAARLGIEVGGTAAPADVREAVLALRRGRGMILDPEDHDTWSVGSFFINPVLAEVPDSVRDCPRYPDAKGTKLPAAWLIERAGFPRGFGHDWGNGTVALSSRHALAVTNRGGATTSEVMKFAAHIREGVEACFGIRLGPECDLVNCSF; this is encoded by the coding sequence GTGACAACCACCTTTGCTGACCTGACCACGATGCGGGTCGGCGGCCCGATAGGTCGCCTGCACACCCCGGAGACGATCCCGGAGGTTGTCGACCTTCTGCACGAGACCACCGCCGCAGGAGACCCGCTGCTGGTGATGGGTGGCGGATCGAATCTGATCGTGGGTGACGTCGGTTGGGACGGCACGGTGATCAAGACGGCGTCCTCGGAGTTCGACATCGACGGCGAGGTGGTCACCGCCGCCGCCGGCGTCGAATGGGACCACCTGGTGCGGACGACGGTCGCCGAAGGGCTTGCCGGCTTGGAGGCGCTCTCCGGCATCCCCGGCCTGGTGGGAGGCACACCGGTGCAGAACGTCGGCGCGTTCGGCACGGTGACCTCGGACGTGCTGGCGTGGCTGTCCGTGTACGACCGGCAGACCGGTGCCCTGGAACGGTGGACTCCGGACCGCTGTGGGTTCGGCAGCCACCGGCAGTCCGTCTTCAAGCACAGCGACCGGTGGGTCGTGGTGGACGTGACGTACCGCCTGCGCCGGAGTGACCAGTCAAAGCCGATCGGGTACGCCGAACTCGCTGCGAGGTTGGGGATCGAGGTCGGAGGCACGGCAGCGCCGGCTGACGTGCGGGAGGCCGTTCTGGCCCTGCGTCGCGGCAGGGGCATGATCCTTGACCCGGAGGATCACGATACCTGGAGCGTCGGTTCGTTCTTCATCAACCCCGTTCTCGCCGAGGTGCCGGACAGCGTCCGGGACTGCCCGCGCTACCCCGACGCCAAGGGCACGAAATTGCCGGCCGCTTGGTTGATCGAGCGAGCCGGGTTTCCCCGAGGCTTCGGTCATGACTGGGGTAACGGGACGGTGGCTCTGTCCAGCCGCCACGCGCTTGCTGTCACCAATCGGGGTGGCGCCACAACGTCGGAAGTCATGAAATTCGCGGCCCACATCCGGGAAGGTGTCGAAGCGTGCTTCGGCATTCGTCTGGGCCCCGAGTGTGATCTCGTCAACTGCTCATTCTGA